A single window of Candidatus Binatia bacterium DNA harbors:
- a CDS encoding VOC family protein — MTPHLTHIALFVHDVAGTVDFYRRYAGLYVVHDRVDGDVRVVWLSERPQDPVFVIVAIQATPGSAAPPPRLAHFGYDVGSRAAVDAIAARGAAEGVLDQGPLDAGPVVGYICIVRDPDGNFLEFSHGQSIDPHRAQS, encoded by the coding sequence ATGACGCCGCACCTGACGCACATCGCCCTGTTCGTGCACGACGTGGCCGGTACGGTTGACTTCTACCGGCGCTACGCCGGGCTGTACGTCGTACACGACCGTGTCGACGGCGACGTCCGCGTGGTGTGGCTCAGCGAACGCCCCCAAGACCCCGTGTTTGTCATCGTTGCTATCCAGGCCACGCCCGGGTCGGCGGCGCCGCCGCCGCGCCTGGCGCACTTCGGTTATGACGTGGGTTCACGGGCCGCCGTGGATGCGATCGCGGCCCGTGGCGCTGCGGAGGGCGTGCTCGACCAGGGCCCGCTCGATGCCGGGCCCGTCGTCGGGTACATTTGCATCGTCCGCGACCCGGACGGCAACTTCCTCGAATTCTCGCACGGCCAGAGCATCGACCCGCACCGCGCACAGTCGTAA